One region of Mucilaginibacter sp. 14171R-50 genomic DNA includes:
- a CDS encoding pyridoxamine 5'-phosphate oxidase family protein, producing the protein MSNWSKAESLQYFKDKIKEIRTAMLTTYNAEKGFNSRPMGTADVDNEGNVWFFTNEYSPKASEISVENTVSLTYSDIKNHTYLSVVAEASIVDDKAKMKELWNPFVKAFFPEGLDDPKLTLLKLTPTDAEYWDSSSSSMVVLFNILKATITGKMYDEGEHGKIDI; encoded by the coding sequence ATGAGTAATTGGTCGAAAGCAGAAAGCTTGCAATATTTTAAGGATAAAATTAAAGAGATAAGGACGGCAATGTTAACCACCTACAACGCCGAAAAAGGGTTTAACAGCCGCCCCATGGGTACCGCGGATGTTGATAACGAGGGGAACGTTTGGTTTTTTACAAATGAGTATTCGCCTAAAGCCAGTGAGATATCAGTAGAGAACACCGTATCGTTAACTTATTCTGATATAAAAAATCATACTTATTTAAGCGTTGTTGCCGAAGCATCGATAGTTGATGACAAAGCCAAAATGAAAGAGCTGTGGAACCCATTTGTAAAGGCTTTCTTCCCGGAGGGCTTAGATGACCCCAAACTAACATTGTTGAAGCTTACACCTACCGACGCGGAATATTGGGACAGCAGCAGCAGCAGTATGGTAGTATTGTTCAACATACTAAAAGCCACTATAACGGGTAAAATGTACGACGAAGGCGAACACGGTAAAATTGATATTTAA
- a CDS encoding DUF3291 domain-containing protein — translation MIVSLTIVRYRKAFVPLALLAMAIHRLPMWLQQGCTFWKLLGSGRNGTFDLQPDWQQWGLLAVWNSREDHERFAKTSFVSKWWNLLGTENWTLLCEPLQSHGKWDGKEPFGKPDNIPAEGPIAVLTRATIRMSSLKSFWGHVDEVTNLMLEAPGYITSFGIGEAPVYRQATFSVWESVEHMKAFAYGSKKHAEVIKKTRSENWYSEELFARFRIIETSGTLNGQNPLAGISKT, via the coding sequence ATGATCGTCAGCCTCACTATTGTCCGCTATCGCAAAGCCTTTGTGCCGTTGGCGTTGCTTGCTATGGCCATACACCGCCTGCCCATGTGGCTGCAGCAAGGTTGTACCTTCTGGAAACTTCTGGGCAGCGGCCGCAACGGCACCTTCGACCTGCAGCCCGACTGGCAGCAATGGGGCTTACTGGCCGTTTGGAATAGCCGGGAAGACCACGAGCGCTTTGCAAAAACATCATTTGTAAGTAAATGGTGGAATCTGTTAGGTACCGAAAACTGGACCCTATTATGCGAGCCTTTACAAAGCCACGGTAAATGGGATGGCAAAGAACCCTTCGGCAAACCGGATAATATCCCCGCCGAAGGGCCGATAGCTGTACTTACCCGCGCCACTATCCGGATGAGCAGTCTTAAGAGCTTTTGGGGCCATGTAGATGAGGTTACAAATTTGATGCTCGAAGCGCCTGGGTACATCACCTCGTTCGGGATAGGCGAAGCGCCTGTATACAGGCAGGCTACGTTTTCGGTTTGGGAAAGTGTGGAGCATATGAAAGCTTTTGCCTATGGAAGTAAAAAACATGCCGAAGTGATCAAAAAAACACGCAGCGAGAACTGGTACAGCGAGGAACTCTTCGCAAGGTTTAGGATCATTGAAACCAGCGGAACATTAAATGGCCAAAACCCCTTGGCGGGAATAAGTAAAACATAA
- a CDS encoding DNA-3-methyladenine glycosylase, whose amino-acid sequence MKIPDSYYHNPDAVALSRDLIGKYLFTCIDGELTGGYVVETEAYTGVNDRAAHSYGGKVTPRTQTMYMQGGVSYVYLCYGIHEMFNIVVNEEGQPHAILIRAIQPTDGLDIMMYRRNLDTLKPNITKGPGSVAKALGISRKINAMSLQSDVIWLEDRGLTFPDDEVTAGPRVGVDYAGEDALLPYRFYVKGNIYVSKPNK is encoded by the coding sequence ATGAAAATACCCGATAGCTATTACCATAACCCCGATGCGGTTGCCCTTAGCCGCGACCTGATAGGCAAATATCTTTTTACCTGCATTGATGGCGAGCTTACCGGGGGATACGTTGTTGAAACAGAAGCCTATACAGGGGTTAACGACAGGGCGGCGCACTCATATGGCGGCAAGGTAACACCACGTACCCAAACCATGTATATGCAGGGCGGGGTGTCGTACGTGTACCTGTGTTATGGCATCCACGAGATGTTCAATATCGTAGTGAACGAAGAAGGGCAGCCGCACGCTATTTTAATCAGGGCGATACAACCTACTGATGGTTTGGATATTATGATGTACCGCCGTAACTTAGATACATTGAAGCCAAACATTACAAAAGGCCCGGGTTCGGTAGCTAAAGCGTTGGGGATATCTCGCAAAATAAACGCCATGAGCCTGCAAAGCGATGTGATATGGCTGGAAGACCGCGGGCTTACCTTCCCGGATGATGAAGTAACCGCGGGCCCGCGTGTCGGGGTTGATTATGCCGGTGAGGATGCCTTGCTGCCTTACCGCTTTTATGTAAAAGGAAATATTTATGTGAGTAAGCCCAACAAATAA
- a CDS encoding DMT family transporter: protein MLYVFLSICCSVIVSVLLKLARRYQIDIFQAITWNYSMAILLTWYFFKPRLQNFTLQEAPVGVYIAVGILLPLIFWIMASSVRIAGIVRTDVAQRLSLFIPLIASFLLFGESLTVLKVIGIIIGFAAILCSIPWQKQTANRKKLSNAWVYLLIVFFGFGAIDILFKNVAAFTALPYTTSLFFIYSLAFVIAFISLLVKVFTKQSRIKWPHIMFGWILGVANFGNILFYLKAHAALSKSPSTVFSAMNIGVIALGALVGLVVFNERLSTLNKVGVALAVVAIIIITVS, encoded by the coding sequence ATGTTGTACGTTTTTTTAAGTATTTGCTGCAGCGTAATTGTTTCTGTATTGCTGAAACTTGCCCGGCGCTACCAGATAGACATTTTTCAGGCCATTACCTGGAATTATAGCATGGCCATACTGCTTACCTGGTATTTTTTTAAGCCCCGTTTACAAAACTTTACGCTTCAGGAAGCGCCGGTGGGTGTATACATTGCTGTAGGTATTTTGCTGCCGCTGATATTCTGGATAATGGCTTCATCCGTACGTATTGCCGGTATCGTGCGTACAGATGTTGCGCAAAGGCTGTCGTTGTTTATCCCGTTAATAGCATCGTTCCTGTTATTTGGCGAAAGCCTTACTGTCCTCAAGGTCATAGGTATCATTATCGGTTTTGCCGCAATACTATGCTCTATACCATGGCAAAAGCAAACCGCAAACCGAAAAAAACTTTCTAATGCCTGGGTATATCTGCTCATCGTATTTTTTGGTTTCGGCGCCATCGATATCCTCTTTAAAAACGTGGCCGCCTTTACTGCACTGCCTTATACAACGTCGTTATTTTTTATTTACTCGCTGGCATTTGTAATAGCATTTATCAGTCTGCTCGTAAAGGTCTTTACCAAACAAAGCCGTATAAAATGGCCTCACATCATGTTCGGGTGGATACTGGGGGTAGCCAACTTTGGCAACATCCTGTTTTATCTTAAGGCGCATGCTGCGTTGTCTAAAAGCCCGTCAACCGTGTTCTCGGCTATGAACATCGGTGTAATAGCCCTGGGTGCGCTGGTAGGGCTGGTAGTGTTTAACGAACGCTTAAGCACCCTGAACAAAGTAGGAGTGGCGCTGGCGGTTGTAGCTATTATTATAATTACTGTTTCTTAA
- a CDS encoding alpha/beta fold hydrolase, producing MHKVYMISGMGADSRLFKNIKLPGNYQVTLIDWHVPKRSDTLTTYARDIVKQYDIQPNSTVIGVSLGGMISVEIAKLMQLDKVILISSIKADSEVPWYFKVGRSVPVYKAIPGKLMTHLGFLVKPMFGKMSTDDLALFKSMLRNSSPVFLKWAMRAVLNWRNNVVLPNLYHIIGDNDLVFPYQNIKNPTAVIKGGTHIMVFDKAAEISALLAGLLK from the coding sequence ATGCATAAGGTTTACATGATATCCGGCATGGGTGCCGATAGTCGCTTATTTAAAAATATAAAGCTGCCTGGCAATTACCAGGTAACGTTGATTGACTGGCATGTTCCGAAACGATCAGACACTTTAACAACTTACGCCCGCGATATTGTAAAACAGTACGATATACAGCCTAACTCAACTGTAATAGGGGTGTCGTTAGGCGGGATGATCTCGGTTGAAATAGCTAAGCTTATGCAACTCGATAAAGTGATCCTGATATCAAGCATTAAAGCCGACAGCGAAGTGCCATGGTATTTTAAGGTAGGGCGGAGCGTACCTGTTTACAAAGCCATCCCGGGGAAATTGATGACCCATTTGGGTTTCCTGGTAAAGCCCATGTTCGGTAAAATGAGCACCGATGACCTGGCTTTGTTTAAAAGCATGCTCAGAAACTCGTCGCCTGTATTTTTAAAATGGGCCATGCGTGCGGTGTTAAACTGGCGCAACAACGTTGTACTCCCAAACCTGTACCATATCATCGGCGATAACGACCTTGTTTTCCCTTACCAAAACATCAAAAACCCCACAGCTGTTATAAAAGGCGGCACACATATTATGGTGTTTGATAAAGCTGCCGAGATAAGCGCTTTATTGGCCGGTTTATTAAAATAA
- a CDS encoding YigZ family protein, whose protein sequence is MLFDDTYKTIAQPTESIFRDRGSKFLGYAYPVASDNDIKAIVAAVKAEHPKANHHCWAIRIGTDRSVFRTNDDGEPAGTAGRPILNTLLSRNITNVLVVVVRYFGGTLLGVPGLINAYKTATEMALDAAYVVEKTVNDIYTVVFDYMQMNDIMRIIKDGQLQVLQQVSELRCTIKLSIRKTQVERVMSKLNKISGVKAVYNYSG, encoded by the coding sequence ATGCTGTTTGACGATACCTACAAGACTATAGCACAACCTACAGAAAGCATCTTTCGCGACCGTGGAAGCAAGTTCTTAGGATATGCTTACCCCGTTGCCTCTGATAATGATATTAAGGCGATTGTAGCGGCCGTGAAAGCCGAACACCCAAAAGCAAACCACCATTGCTGGGCCATCAGGATCGGGACAGACCGGTCCGTTTTCCGCACCAATGACGATGGTGAACCAGCCGGAACGGCGGGCAGGCCAATTTTGAACACACTGCTATCGCGCAACATTACTAACGTGCTCGTGGTGGTAGTGCGTTATTTTGGCGGCACCCTGTTGGGTGTACCCGGACTGATAAACGCCTACAAAACCGCCACTGAAATGGCGTTGGATGCTGCTTATGTGGTAGAAAAAACCGTAAACGACATTTACACCGTGGTGTTTGACTATATGCAGATGAATGATATAATGCGCATCATTAAGGACGGCCAGCTTCAGGTATTACAGCAGGTTTCCGAACTTCGCTGCACCATCAAATTATCTATCCGTAAAACACAGGTGGAGCGGGTGATGAGTAAGTTAAATAAAATAAGCGGAGTAAAAGCTGTTTATAATTATAGCGGCTAA
- the kynU gene encoding kynureninase — MIYQDTLQFALQQDEQDTLRSFRDEFLIPKHNGTDAIYLCGNSLGLQPRSAKKYIQQQLNAWEDNAVEGWFVGDDPWLKYHKQLLAPLSDILGAKQTEITVMNSLTVNLHLLMVSFYKPADKRYKILMEAGAFPSDQYAVESQVRFHGFDPKDAIIEVAPRAGETTLRTEDILQQITDNGDNLALVLFGGINYYTGQFFDLAAIAKAGHTVGAIVGLDLAHAAGNVPLKLHEWDADFACWCSYKYMNSGPGGISGIFVHEKHFADTTLNRFAGWWGYRKDKQFLMAPGFEPENGAEGWNVSTSPIILMALHKASLDIFEKAGGLRVLRAKSEVLTGYLEYLIGQVNKKYGEDVYSIVTPKNANERGCQLSVVCKRDAKAIFNYLAENGVIGDWREPDVIRLSPVPLYNSYTDVYKAAEALFKALEAVK; from the coding sequence ATGATTTACCAGGACACCCTTCAATTTGCCCTTCAGCAGGACGAGCAGGATACATTGCGCAGCTTTCGTGATGAATTTTTGATACCAAAGCATAACGGCACCGATGCCATTTACCTTTGTGGCAATTCCCTGGGCTTGCAGCCCCGTTCGGCCAAAAAGTATATACAGCAGCAGTTGAACGCCTGGGAAGATAATGCGGTAGAAGGCTGGTTTGTGGGCGATGATCCCTGGCTTAAATATCATAAGCAATTGCTTGCCCCGCTGTCGGATATATTGGGGGCTAAACAAACCGAGATCACCGTGATGAATTCGCTTACAGTGAATCTTCATTTGCTGATGGTAAGTTTCTATAAACCAGCAGATAAAAGATATAAGATACTGATGGAAGCGGGCGCTTTCCCATCAGACCAGTACGCGGTTGAAAGCCAGGTCCGTTTCCATGGTTTTGACCCCAAGGATGCCATTATTGAGGTAGCGCCACGTGCGGGAGAAACTACGCTGCGTACTGAAGATATACTACAACAGATTACAGATAATGGTGATAACCTTGCCTTGGTGCTGTTTGGTGGGATAAACTATTATACCGGACAGTTCTTTGATCTGGCCGCGATTGCTAAAGCCGGCCATACCGTGGGCGCGATAGTCGGTTTAGATCTTGCACATGCCGCGGGCAATGTGCCTTTAAAGCTGCATGAATGGGATGCCGATTTTGCCTGCTGGTGCTCCTACAAGTACATGAACTCCGGGCCGGGCGGTATCAGCGGTATATTTGTGCACGAAAAACATTTTGCCGATACCACCTTGAACCGCTTTGCGGGATGGTGGGGTTACCGTAAGGATAAACAGTTTTTAATGGCTCCAGGTTTTGAACCCGAGAACGGCGCTGAGGGATGGAACGTGAGCACCAGCCCGATTATCTTAATGGCCTTGCACAAGGCATCGCTGGACATATTTGAGAAAGCGGGCGGCCTGCGGGTGCTGCGTGCCAAAAGCGAAGTGCTTACCGGCTACCTTGAATATCTTATAGGCCAGGTAAACAAAAAATACGGCGAAGACGTGTACAGTATCGTCACCCCTAAAAACGCGAATGAGCGCGGCTGTCAGCTCTCGGTAGTGTGTAAGCGTGATGCTAAAGCGATATTTAATTATCTTGCGGAGAACGGAGTTATAGGCGACTGGCGCGAGCCCGATGTGATCAGGCTAAGCCCGGTGCCGCTTTATAATTCGTATACGGATGTTTATAAAGCCGCTGAAGCGCTTTTTAAAGCCCTTGAAGCCGTTAAGTAA
- the bioB gene encoding biotin synthase BioB, whose amino-acid sequence MTEVRYDWTQEEISKIYHSPLLDLIFRAASIHRENKDYAEVQISSLISIKTGGCPEDCAYCPQAARYNTGVDVHAIMPKEEVIAVAQKAKNGGASRLCMGAAWREVRDNRDFDKVIDMVKAVNELDMEVCCTLGMLTESQAQRLADAGLYAYNHNLDTSEDDYKRIITTRTYDDRLQTLDHVRKAKISVCSGGIIGLGETAQDRISMLKTLSNMPKHPESVPINALVPVQGTPLAEQPRVSVWDMVRMIATTRIIMPKTVVRLSAGRTEMSTVEQAMCFMAGANSIFAGEKLLTTPNPSFDEDMAMFQLLGLTPRKAFKNGRPNESKEIREMSINVVI is encoded by the coding sequence ATGACCGAAGTTAGATACGACTGGACCCAGGAAGAGATCTCAAAAATATACCATTCGCCACTGCTCGATCTGATATTCCGCGCGGCAAGCATACACCGCGAGAATAAGGATTATGCAGAAGTGCAGATAAGCTCGCTTATATCTATCAAAACCGGTGGCTGCCCCGAAGATTGCGCATATTGCCCGCAGGCTGCACGTTACAATACAGGGGTTGATGTACACGCTATAATGCCAAAGGAAGAAGTGATAGCGGTAGCGCAGAAGGCCAAAAACGGCGGAGCTTCAAGGCTTTGTATGGGCGCCGCATGGCGCGAGGTGCGCGATAACCGCGACTTTGATAAGGTTATTGATATGGTGAAAGCCGTAAACGAACTGGATATGGAAGTTTGCTGCACGCTGGGTATGCTTACCGAAAGCCAGGCGCAGCGTTTAGCCGACGCGGGCCTTTATGCCTATAATCACAACCTGGATACTTCGGAGGATGATTATAAACGTATAATAACCACCCGTACCTATGACGACCGCTTGCAAACGCTCGATCATGTACGTAAAGCAAAAATATCTGTTTGCAGCGGCGGTATTATCGGCCTTGGCGAAACGGCTCAGGATCGTATATCGATGCTGAAAACACTGTCTAATATGCCTAAGCATCCCGAATCTGTGCCGATCAACGCATTAGTGCCGGTACAAGGAACGCCGCTGGCCGAGCAGCCGCGCGTATCCGTTTGGGATATGGTAAGGATGATTGCCACTACCCGCATTATTATGCCTAAAACAGTTGTAAGGCTGTCTGCTGGTCGTACCGAAATGAGTACGGTTGAGCAAGCCATGTGTTTTATGGCGGGTGCCAACTCCATCTTCGCCGGCGAAAAGCTACTGACCACACCGAACCCTTCGTTTGACGAGGATATGGCCATGTTCCAGCTTTTGGGCTTAACCCCTCGTAAAGCATTCAAGAACGGCCGTCCTAACGAATCGAAAGAGATAAGGGAAATGAGCATTAACGTGGTGATATAA
- the ribD gene encoding bifunctional diaminohydroxyphosphoribosylaminopyrimidine deaminase/5-amino-6-(5-phosphoribosylamino)uracil reductase RibD produces the protein MAIHEIYMQRCLDLAALGAGRVSPNPMVGAVIVHNGKIIGEGYHQKYGQAHAEVNAVNMVIANNANHADLLKQSTIYVSLEPCAHYGKTPPCADLIIKHQIPNVVVGCRDPFAQVDGKGIEKLQAAGIAVTADVLERECQWLNRRFFTRVQRQRPYIILKWAQTADGFFALSDGTQRWITGPESRRLVHQWRAEEDAILVGKKTVMADDPQLSVRYAEGKSPKRVIIDRRLTLSTTLNVFDQSVETLIFNEVKTDIEGLNKYIALEDFDRFVPQYILFQLYLQDIQSVIIEGGAYTLNQFIEAGLWDEARIFTGAPVWKSGVKAPVIMGAAAGEYNVGADSLKVILNLPT, from the coding sequence ATGGCAATACATGAAATATATATGCAGCGCTGTCTTGATCTGGCCGCTTTGGGGGCGGGCCGGGTTAGCCCGAACCCTATGGTTGGCGCTGTGATAGTTCATAACGGCAAAATAATTGGCGAAGGGTACCACCAAAAATACGGCCAAGCCCATGCCGAGGTAAACGCTGTTAACATGGTGATAGCTAATAATGCTAACCATGCCGACCTGCTTAAGCAGAGCACCATATACGTATCGCTTGAGCCCTGCGCGCATTACGGCAAAACACCGCCCTGCGCCGATCTTATTATCAAACACCAAATTCCAAACGTGGTAGTTGGTTGCCGCGATCCTTTTGCACAGGTAGATGGAAAAGGTATTGAAAAATTGCAGGCAGCAGGCATCGCTGTAACGGCTGATGTATTAGAGCGGGAATGCCAATGGCTGAACCGGCGCTTTTTTACCCGGGTGCAAAGGCAAAGGCCTTATATTATACTAAAATGGGCTCAAACGGCTGATGGTTTTTTTGCCCTTTCAGATGGCACTCAGCGTTGGATCACCGGGCCCGAAAGCCGTAGATTAGTACACCAATGGCGCGCTGAAGAAGATGCTATACTGGTAGGCAAGAAAACAGTAATGGCCGATGATCCGCAGCTAAGTGTACGTTACGCGGAAGGCAAGTCGCCCAAAAGGGTGATCATAGACCGCCGTTTGACATTAAGTACCACCCTTAATGTGTTTGACCAGTCGGTTGAAACATTGATATTTAACGAGGTTAAAACGGATATTGAGGGACTAAACAAGTACATAGCCCTGGAGGATTTTGACCGCTTTGTACCTCAATATATTTTATTTCAGCTATACTTGCAGGATATACAGTCGGTAATTATCGAGGGTGGCGCCTATACTTTAAACCAGTTTATAGAGGCCGGTTTGTGGGACGAAGCACGTATTTTTACCGGGGCGCCCGTATGGAAAAGTGGCGTAAAAGCGCCGGTTATAATGGGCGCCGCTGCCGGCGAGTACAATGTTGGCGCCGATAGTTTAAAAGTTATATTAAACCTACCTACATAA
- a CDS encoding S-adenosyl-l-methionine hydroxide adenosyltransferase family protein gives MNKNLKTLIFTLALLGIGTSFAQNKIIVYQSDFGLKDGAVSEMKGVAIGVSPDLKLYDLTHEIPNYNIWEASYRLFQTISYWPKGTVFVSVVDPGVGTSRKSVVLKTNTGQFIVTPDNGTLTLVAETYGIAAIREIDETKNRRPASGNSFTFHGRDVYSYTAARLAAGVITFEQVGPELPKQVVTIPYQKSVFENGTLKGTIDIHDIQYGNIWTDIDQNLVKKLNPKFGDMLHLKIFNRGVLVHESDAPYSETFGSVPQGKPLAYLNSLMQLSFALNMASFADTYKIGSGSEWSVEVTKSR, from the coding sequence ATGAATAAAAACCTGAAAACCTTAATTTTTACACTGGCGCTGCTGGGCATAGGTACGTCCTTTGCACAAAATAAGATAATCGTTTATCAATCAGATTTTGGGCTGAAGGATGGTGCGGTATCTGAAATGAAGGGCGTAGCCATCGGTGTATCGCCCGATCTGAAACTTTACGACCTTACCCACGAGATCCCGAACTACAACATATGGGAAGCATCGTACCGTTTGTTCCAAACCATCAGTTACTGGCCAAAGGGAACGGTGTTTGTATCTGTAGTTGACCCGGGCGTAGGTACATCGCGTAAATCGGTAGTCCTCAAAACCAATACCGGGCAATTTATTGTTACGCCTGACAACGGCACGTTAACGCTTGTGGCCGAAACTTACGGTATAGCAGCTATCCGCGAAATTGACGAAACAAAGAACCGTCGCCCTGCATCCGGAAACTCGTTTACGTTTCATGGCCGGGATGTTTACTCTTACACGGCTGCCCGCCTGGCCGCAGGCGTGATAACCTTTGAGCAGGTGGGGCCGGAACTGCCTAAACAAGTAGTAACGATACCATACCAAAAATCGGTTTTTGAGAACGGCACGTTGAAAGGCACTATTGATATCCACGATATTCAGTACGGCAACATCTGGACGGACATCGACCAGAACCTGGTTAAAAAGCTGAACCCGAAGTTTGGCGATATGCTGCATTTGAAAATATTTAATAGGGGAGTATTGGTGCACGAAAGTGATGCACCATATAGCGAAACATTTGGCAGCGTACCTCAGGGTAAGCCGCTGGCGTATCTCAATAGCCTCATGCAGTTATCATTTGCCTTAAATATGGCAAGCTTTGCGGATACATATAAAATTGGCAGTGGAAGTGAGTGGAGCGTTGAGGTAACTAAAAGCCGTTAA
- the mgtE gene encoding magnesium transporter — translation MQSFEIDKTDLLRIKTALEGDDAELQVVLNDYHASEIAILFEKLPQEAKERIINILPTETASEVISEMTEESHPEELLVGLHPEKRSEIVEEMDYDVATDIISQLDKEDQQEILEDIDQEDATSIRALLNYREDTAGGLMNSEVICVNINLDKRGALAEIIRQSEEMEEFYTIYVVDDNQILQGILSIKDIIKARSEAKVRNLVQTDYVYVKAELDQEEVAKLISQYNLTTIPVVDDNMKLLGRITVDDIIDVMEAENTEDILKISGVSEDEELSGNWRDAVKSRLPWLVINLGTAFLAASIIRNFDATVKSLAVISAYMTIIAGMGGNTATQALAVTVRRISLSDLSDTQAYNTVIKEFLVGLINGACNGLIVFAVAYFYDANPMLGLVLFLAMTGNLVIAGITGASIPLILKRVGIDPAVASSIIITTFTDCIGFFLPLWLASKLLL, via the coding sequence ATGCAATCTTTTGAAATTGATAAAACCGACCTGCTCCGCATTAAAACTGCCCTTGAGGGCGATGATGCTGAATTACAGGTCGTTTTGAATGATTATCATGCTTCAGAGATCGCGATACTGTTCGAAAAGCTTCCGCAAGAGGCTAAAGAGCGCATCATCAATATACTGCCAACCGAAACGGCATCCGAGGTTATCTCTGAAATGACCGAGGAATCTCATCCCGAGGAACTGCTCGTAGGCCTGCATCCCGAAAAACGGTCGGAAATTGTTGAGGAAATGGATTATGACGTTGCGACAGATATTATTTCGCAGCTTGACAAAGAAGACCAGCAGGAAATTTTAGAAGATATTGATCAGGAAGATGCCACCAGCATTCGTGCCCTGTTAAATTATCGCGAAGATACCGCGGGCGGTTTAATGAACTCGGAGGTTATCTGCGTAAACATCAACCTTGATAAAAGGGGGGCGCTTGCCGAGATCATCCGCCAGTCGGAAGAAATGGAGGAATTTTATACCATTTACGTGGTAGATGATAACCAGATATTACAAGGCATCCTGTCTATAAAGGATATTATCAAAGCGCGCAGCGAAGCCAAAGTGCGTAACCTGGTACAAACCGATTATGTTTATGTAAAAGCCGAACTTGACCAGGAAGAGGTTGCCAAACTGATCTCGCAGTATAACCTGACCACCATTCCGGTTGTTGACGATAATATGAAATTGCTGGGCCGAATAACGGTTGATGATATCATCGACGTTATGGAAGCCGAGAATACCGAGGACATCCTGAAGATATCGGGGGTATCGGAAGACGAGGAACTGAGCGGTAACTGGCGGGATGCGGTAAAAAGCCGTTTGCCCTGGCTTGTCATCAACCTGGGTACTGCTTTTTTAGCAGCCTCCATCATCCGTAATTTTGATGCTACCGTAAAAAGCCTTGCGGTGATATCTGCTTATATGACCATTATAGCCGGTATGGGCGGCAACACCGCAACCCAGGCCCTTGCTGTTACGGTAAGGCGTATCTCGTTAAGCGACCTGAGCGATACGCAGGCCTACAACACTGTGATAAAAGAGTTTTTGGTTGGATTGATAAATGGCGCGTGTAACGGGCTTATCGTTTTTGCGGTGGCTTATTTTTACGATGCAAACCCCATGCTGGGCCTTGTGCTGTTTTTAGCCATGACAGGCAACCTGGTTATCGCCGGTATCACCGGCGCCTCTATCCCGCTGATTTTGAAAAGGGTAGGGATAGACCCTGCAGTGGCATCATCCATTATCATCACCACCTTTACAGATTGTATCGGATTTTTTCTGCCATTATGGTTAGCAAGCAAGCTTTTATTATAA
- a CDS encoding GAF domain-containing protein yields MAEDLKIITAASKEEQYISLIPQIEALLDGETDLVANLANIAAALKEQFNWFWVGFYLVKHDELVLGPFQGPVACTRIAKGRGVCGTSWAKAETLIVPDVDAFPGHIACSSASRSEIVLPLFSHGEVIGVLDVDSAELNEFDETDALFLKQVIDLIKFNA; encoded by the coding sequence ATGGCAGAGGACTTAAAAATAATAACAGCAGCGAGTAAAGAGGAACAATATATATCGCTGATCCCTCAGATAGAAGCATTGCTGGATGGCGAAACCGACCTGGTGGCAAACTTGGCGAATATCGCGGCCGCATTAAAAGAGCAGTTCAATTGGTTTTGGGTGGGCTTTTACCTGGTAAAGCACGATGAATTGGTGTTAGGCCCTTTCCAGGGGCCGGTTGCCTGTACACGTATTGCAAAAGGCAGGGGTGTTTGCGGTACGTCATGGGCTAAGGCCGAAACATTGATCGTACCTGATGTCGACGCTTTTCCCGGCCATATAGCCTGCAGTTCGGCGTCACGTTCAGAAATTGTGCTGCCTTTGTTCTCCCACGGCGAAGTGATCGGCGTATTAGACGTAGATAGCGCCGAACTGAACGAATTTGACGAAACGGATGCCCTTTTCCTTAAACAAGTGATCGACCTGATCAAATTTAATGCATAA